From one Gracilibacillus salinarum genomic stretch:
- a CDS encoding DUF5592 family protein, whose protein sequence is MKYEIPKEIKSKPKIVGLEMRELVIILISSLLLLTVLRELVHSLFILFYFGVAIVGMIYLFLPSGNNPEKRNYESILLMFRHKKGVYHAMDRNEVENEQFLKDKEGE, encoded by the coding sequence ATGAAATACGAGATACCGAAAGAGATTAAATCCAAGCCGAAAATAGTAGGATTAGAAATGAGAGAGCTGGTTATTATTTTGATTAGCTCTCTTTTATTATTAACGGTCTTACGGGAATTGGTGCATAGCTTATTTATTCTTTTTTATTTCGGTGTAGCAATTGTAGGCATGATTTATTTGTTTTTGCCGAGTGGCAACAATCCCGAGAAGCGAAATTATGAATCTATCCTATTAATGTTTCGCCATAAAAAGGGAGTGTACCATGCAATGGATAGAAATGAAGTAGAAAATGAACAGTTTCTAAAAGACAAGGAGGGTGAGTAA
- a CDS encoding M23 family metallopeptidase gives MKHLKQFAKHLIRKKLLVGTGSFLIANIIPVLIFLVLCTLLMAVIGALSGSVDHQHNDQDDDGGGGYICSPTGDMNQKEWDSYFKHEDRSGVFKGYGNDIIELSEEKGIDPILFGAIALHETGYGTSSGVVDKNNPGGLMDPATDWQALQRFPTLKDGLEAMADTLYNRIIVDGLVTIEQLGEVYAPIGAENDPNNLNKHWIPTMKKLTANMGGLTMNCEAEDHVDMELIGGKSWVSPYTKTITSGFGYRSGCENCTTFHAGIDIASAGIRNTPIVSFADGKVTISESNGTTFDSTIENMGNGYGWYIEINHGNGIKTRYAHMGKKGIPVGSEVNAGDVIGHVGSTGASTAPHLHFEILMEGEKVDPMPHVKSFLSGEK, from the coding sequence GTGAAGCATTTAAAACAATTTGCAAAACATCTGATAAGGAAGAAGCTACTCGTAGGAACGGGTAGCTTTTTAATTGCGAACATTATTCCTGTCCTAATCTTTCTTGTTCTTTGTACATTGTTGATGGCGGTTATTGGTGCATTAAGTGGTAGTGTTGATCATCAACATAATGATCAAGATGATGATGGTGGAGGTGGTTATATTTGTTCGCCAACAGGTGATATGAATCAAAAAGAATGGGATAGTTACTTTAAGCATGAAGATCGCTCAGGCGTTTTCAAAGGATATGGTAATGATATTATCGAACTATCTGAAGAAAAGGGAATTGATCCAATTCTTTTTGGTGCTATCGCTTTACATGAAACAGGTTACGGAACTTCCAGTGGGGTAGTTGATAAAAATAATCCTGGAGGCTTAATGGATCCTGCAACAGATTGGCAAGCACTACAACGTTTTCCAACATTAAAAGATGGTTTAGAAGCCATGGCAGATACTTTATATAATCGTATTATTGTAGATGGATTAGTAACAATTGAACAACTGGGGGAAGTGTATGCTCCGATTGGCGCAGAAAATGATCCAAACAATTTAAACAAACATTGGATACCAACGATGAAAAAGTTAACTGCAAACATGGGTGGATTAACCATGAATTGTGAAGCAGAAGATCATGTTGATATGGAATTAATCGGTGGTAAGTCTTGGGTTTCACCATATACCAAAACCATTACTTCCGGCTTTGGTTATCGGTCGGGATGTGAAAATTGCACCACATTTCATGCTGGGATAGACATTGCAAGTGCTGGGATAAGGAATACACCGATTGTATCTTTTGCAGATGGGAAAGTGACCATAAGTGAATCGAACGGCACAACATTTGATTCCACTATAGAGAATATGGGAAATGGTTATGGCTGGTATATAGAAATCAATCATGGAAATGGCATTAAAACCCGTTATGCTCATATGGGCAAGAAAGGAATACCTGTTGGAAGTGAAGTGAATGCAGGTGATGTGATAGGTCATGTTGGTTCAACTGGTGCATCAACTGCGCCTCATCTTCATTTTGAGATTTTAATGGAAGGAGAAAAGGTTGACCCTATGCCGCATGTTAAATCATTTTTATCAGGAGAAAAATGA
- the mobP2 gene encoding MobP2 family relaxase, whose amino-acid sequence MSPAVVLRSKFVTPRSSTFNDYINYMDREDAKQHVKMDTSSDKENDFDVFYHFMDYMDDDEKQGELFTSSKDRLNDKEKQTVKEQFQLAQQNESPMWQDVISFDNEWLAKQKIYNATTHNVDETKMRGVVRETMQTMLQAEGMQRSAIWTATLHYNTDNIHVHVATVEPHPTRERMNVLDKESNTWHEEYRAKRKPKTLDKMKSKVANIILDRAHERNKVDELLRGTIRYKKENNISLSSFRKTETLFKEAMNRLPEDRKQWRYGYQSINEARPYIDEITEIYLEQFHPKEIQALKTKLNEEVDVMKEMYGDGSDYQQYKDTKLDDLKKRMGNAILTEMRVVDKEERVSDFERKIAIRQFNALEKENQQSFFQRYNGKGDPSLHVSIIRLKQAMRKTFHDYKRERHMDEFDQLVEKG is encoded by the coding sequence ATGAGTCCAGCAGTTGTATTGCGAAGTAAATTTGTTACACCTAGGTCGAGTACGTTTAATGATTACATTAATTATATGGATCGTGAGGATGCGAAACAACATGTGAAAATGGATACCTCATCTGATAAAGAAAATGATTTTGATGTGTTCTATCACTTCATGGATTATATGGATGATGACGAAAAACAAGGTGAGTTATTTACCTCCAGTAAAGACAGATTGAATGACAAAGAAAAGCAAACAGTCAAAGAACAATTTCAACTAGCACAACAAAATGAATCACCAATGTGGCAAGATGTGATCTCTTTTGATAATGAATGGTTGGCGAAGCAAAAAATATACAATGCAACGACTCATAACGTTGATGAAACAAAAATGAGGGGTGTTGTACGGGAAACGATGCAAACAATGTTACAAGCAGAAGGAATGCAGCGATCAGCAATTTGGACGGCAACCCTGCATTACAATACCGATAATATTCATGTACATGTCGCAACCGTAGAACCTCATCCAACAAGAGAACGAATGAATGTATTGGATAAAGAATCGAATACATGGCATGAAGAATATCGAGCCAAACGAAAGCCAAAAACGTTAGACAAAATGAAGTCCAAAGTTGCCAATATTATTTTAGATCGTGCGCATGAACGAAATAAAGTAGATGAATTGTTGCGTGGAACCATACGCTACAAAAAGGAAAACAATATTTCCTTATCTTCTTTCAGAAAAACAGAAACTTTATTTAAAGAAGCGATGAATCGTTTGCCTGAAGACCGAAAACAATGGCGTTATGGTTATCAATCTATCAATGAGGCTAGACCTTATATAGACGAAATAACCGAAATTTATTTAGAGCAGTTTCATCCAAAAGAGATCCAAGCATTAAAAACAAAATTGAATGAAGAAGTAGATGTGATGAAAGAAATGTACGGTGATGGAAGTGATTACCAACAATATAAAGATACAAAATTAGATGATCTTAAAAAGCGTATGGGAAACGCAATTTTAACCGAAATGCGCGTAGTTGATAAAGAAGAAAGGGTGTCGGACTTCGAGCGGAAAATAGCTATAAGACAATTTAATGCATTAGAAAAAGAAAACCAGCAATCTTTTTTCCAACGCTATAATGGAAAGGGAGATCCTAGTTTGCATGTTTCTATTATCCGTTTGAAGCAAGCGATGCGGAAAACATTTCATGATTATAAGCGAGAGAGACATATGGATGAATTTGATCAACTGGTGGAGAAGGGTTGA
- a CDS encoding toll/interleukin-1 receptor domain-containing protein: protein MIFISHQHKDKEFVGDIAQTLSDIFGEEKVFFDDWSIKPGENIVNRMNTGLEECKYFFFFVTRNSLESEMVNLEWTSTLIDKANRQIEFIPIRADDVNVPQILKSIKYLDLYSNGMDTIKTQIIEIVQGQETNRKYPTYQNLEAYVLRESEKELKFFIKAKRFFEPNGKFVLVTKLDDKQAEFNLIGGGMTRNSFNPNAAQLGGENANVFFLEIPEGVKKGFKIGLSFIKKVSSDVDIALFHMKTESKFERIPTTLINSEIDIPTS, encoded by the coding sequence ATGATTTTTATAAGTCACCAGCATAAAGATAAAGAATTTGTAGGAGATATTGCGCAAACTTTAAGCGATATTTTCGGCGAAGAAAAAGTATTTTTTGATGATTGGTCAATAAAGCCAGGGGAGAACATAGTTAATCGAATGAATACTGGGTTAGAGGAGTGTAAATATTTTTTCTTCTTTGTAACTCGTAATAGCCTTGAAAGTGAAATGGTTAATTTAGAATGGACATCTACATTAATAGATAAGGCTAATCGTCAAATTGAATTTATACCTATTCGTGCTGATGATGTCAATGTTCCTCAAATACTAAAGTCAATCAAATATCTTGATTTATATTCAAATGGAATGGATACAATTAAGACTCAAATTATAGAAATAGTACAGGGACAGGAAACGAATAGGAAATATCCAACATATCAGAATTTAGAAGCTTACGTACTAAGAGAAAGTGAAAAAGAGTTAAAGTTCTTCATTAAAGCTAAAAGATTTTTTGAGCCTAATGGGAAATTTGTTCTTGTAACTAAATTAGACGACAAACAAGCAGAATTTAACCTAATTGGTGGAGGTATGACCCGTAATTCATTTAACCCAAATGCTGCACAATTAGGGGGAGAAAATGCTAATGTCTTCTTCCTTGAGATACCTGAAGGAGTAAAAAAAGGATTCAAAATCGGGTTGAGCTTTATAAAAAAGGTTTCTAGTGATGTAGATATAGCTTTATTTCATATGAAGACGGAGAGTAAATTTGAAAGAATACCAACGACTTTGATTAACTCCGAAATTGATATACCAACCTCTTAA
- a CDS encoding JAB domain-containing protein — protein sequence MNNLYEHFGCSSKEELYQKVTKDDDSVRSLVDFIDFSKGQMNSKEAGISSPQDFIEFVTKNKMPAKDEMVSVFCSTKNEPLHLSRYKFHDQDDLKRALKEGLHAGGVSMFNLSNSSTSTGKEAEMTKYFKTFGIDVIDGFSYNEFSDTITSNQEMIPYSRDKYAPSVDSVAESEGHTMTAYNLQNGINTYQGFDEFTSFFANQEIVGSHMLKDNAKVKKSLKVGYQYDWQESFGVIACDADGKVLAVKELFKGSPNASIVDKKVFTKELLSQEDVSKVAVFHNHPSGIPEPSAEDRNVTKGLKEISEKLDVQLLDHFIVGKKNVYSFAKDIPGHVSSNEDYRKLIEKQSKTKGGKQHAFEMEM from the coding sequence ATGAATAATCTGTATGAGCATTTTGGCTGCTCATCCAAAGAGGAACTTTATCAAAAGGTAACCAAAGATGATGATTCCGTAAGAAGTTTAGTGGATTTTATAGACTTTTCAAAAGGACAAATGAACAGCAAAGAAGCAGGGATCTCTTCTCCACAGGATTTTATTGAATTTGTTACGAAGAATAAAATGCCTGCAAAAGATGAGATGGTATCTGTGTTTTGCTCCACCAAAAATGAGCCATTACATTTAAGTCGATATAAATTTCATGATCAAGATGATTTGAAAAGAGCGTTGAAAGAAGGTTTACATGCAGGCGGTGTATCCATGTTTAATTTATCAAACAGTTCTACGTCTACTGGTAAGGAAGCAGAAATGACCAAATACTTTAAAACATTTGGGATAGATGTGATTGATGGATTTAGCTATAACGAATTCAGCGACACAATCACATCCAATCAGGAAATGATTCCGTATAGTCGCGATAAATATGCACCATCTGTGGATAGTGTTGCCGAAAGTGAAGGTCATACCATGACAGCTTATAATCTGCAAAATGGCATAAACACATACCAAGGATTTGACGAATTTACTTCTTTTTTCGCTAATCAAGAGATTGTTGGATCTCATATGTTGAAAGATAATGCAAAGGTGAAGAAAAGCTTGAAAGTTGGTTATCAGTATGATTGGCAAGAATCGTTTGGAGTAATTGCTTGTGATGCTGATGGGAAAGTTCTAGCTGTTAAAGAACTTTTCAAAGGGTCACCAAATGCAAGTATAGTGGATAAGAAGGTATTTACAAAGGAATTATTGTCGCAAGAAGATGTATCAAAGGTTGCCGTTTTTCATAACCATCCTTCAGGCATACCGGAACCAAGTGCTGAAGATAGAAATGTGACCAAAGGTTTGAAAGAAATATCCGAAAAATTGGATGTACAGCTTTTGGATCATTTTATTGTCGGAAAAAAGAATGTCTATTCCTTTGCAAAAGATATTCCTGGACATGTTAGCAGCAATGAAGATTATAGAAAACTCATTGAAAAGCAGTCAAAGACAAAAGGCGGTAAGCAGCATGCATTTGAAATGGAAATGTGA